The following coding sequences are from one Kushneria phosphatilytica window:
- a CDS encoding tetratricopeptide repeat protein: MLRTASMLTRFEYRLAERLLEAPWLTRSSRKQRLTMHLFRRCARAGHVDALSRYGTMLFHRGASPQDKAAGARFVIRAAEAGDPHAQFQAGCIYERGCAQFVRREDRAVTWYARAAEAGHEEAVRRLAQAYRHGELGLPRDTDRAGDWEQRLHAHAFQLEGMVAVTH, translated from the coding sequence ATGCTGCGGACCGCTTCCATGTTAACACGGTTCGAATATCGCTTGGCGGAGCGTTTGCTCGAGGCGCCCTGGCTCACGCGCTCATCGCGAAAGCAGCGTCTGACCATGCATCTGTTCCGCCGCTGTGCCAGAGCCGGTCATGTTGATGCCCTGTCCCGTTATGGGACAATGCTCTTTCATCGTGGGGCTTCGCCTCAGGACAAGGCTGCCGGTGCTCGTTTTGTGATCAGGGCAGCCGAGGCCGGTGATCCTCATGCCCAGTTTCAGGCCGGCTGTATTTATGAGCGCGGTTGCGCTCAGTTCGTCCGGCGTGAGGATCGGGCCGTGACCTGGTATGCGCGAGCTGCTGAAGCCGGTCACGAAGAAGCAGTCCGTCGCCTTGCTCAGGCCTATCGTCACGGTGAACTGGGACTGCCCAGGGATACGGATCGTGCTGGTGACTGGGAGCAGCGTCTGCATGCACACGCCTTCCAGCTGGAAGGAATGGTCGCCGTGACGCACTGA
- a CDS encoding NADP(H)-dependent aldo-keto reductase, giving the protein MQRRSLGDSGISVSRLCLGTMTFGEQNTEQQAHEQLDRALAAGIDFIDTAEMYPVPPRAETQGRTEAYIGSWLKKRGQRDDIVLASKVAGAGRGMEYLRGGPRLSREQIHQALDDSLQRLNTDYLDLYQLHWPDRPANYFGKLGYQHEEDPHATPLEETLSALKEAVDAGKVRTIGLSNETPWGVMTCLQLAERLGLPRVVSIQNPYNLLNRSFEVGLAEISHRERVGLLAYSPLAFGVLSGKYLGGAQPEGARLSLFERFQRYTSPLAEEATWAYVDIARRFGLDPAQMALAYVNSRPFLTSNIIGATTLEQLDSNLASEELILDDAVIEAIEDVHRRLPNPSP; this is encoded by the coding sequence ATGCAACGACGTTCTCTCGGCGATAGCGGCATCAGTGTCAGCCGACTCTGCCTTGGCACCATGACCTTCGGTGAGCAGAATACCGAACAGCAGGCGCACGAACAGCTCGATCGCGCCCTGGCCGCCGGCATCGACTTCATTGATACAGCCGAGATGTATCCTGTACCGCCGCGCGCGGAAACTCAGGGGCGCACCGAGGCCTATATTGGCAGCTGGCTGAAAAAGCGCGGCCAGCGCGATGACATCGTGCTGGCCAGCAAGGTGGCCGGTGCCGGACGCGGCATGGAGTACCTGCGTGGCGGTCCGCGACTCTCTCGCGAGCAGATTCATCAGGCACTCGATGACAGCCTGCAGCGTCTCAATACTGATTATCTCGACCTTTACCAGCTGCACTGGCCCGACCGCCCCGCCAACTACTTCGGCAAACTCGGCTATCAGCACGAGGAAGATCCTCATGCCACCCCGCTGGAGGAAACCCTGAGCGCCCTGAAGGAAGCAGTCGATGCCGGCAAGGTGCGCACCATTGGCCTCTCCAATGAGACTCCCTGGGGTGTAATGACCTGTCTGCAACTGGCCGAGCGACTTGGTTTGCCTCGGGTCGTCAGTATTCAGAATCCCTACAACCTGCTCAATCGCAGCTTCGAGGTAGGTCTGGCCGAGATCAGCCATCGCGAGCGCGTGGGGCTGCTGGCCTATTCTCCGCTGGCATTCGGCGTACTCTCCGGCAAGTATCTCGGCGGTGCCCAGCCCGAGGGAGCACGGCTGTCACTTTTCGAACGCTTCCAGCGTTACACCTCACCGCTGGCCGAAGAAGCCACCTGGGCCTATGTCGATATCGCCCGACGCTTCGGGCTCGACCCGGCCCAAATGGCATTGGCCTATGTCAATTCGCGTCCCTTTCTGACCAGCAATATCATTGGCGCCACCACCCTGGAGCAGCTCGACAGCAATCTGGCCAGCGAAGAACTCATTCTCGATGATGCCGTGATCGAAGCCATCGAGGATGTCCACCGCCGTCTGCCCAATCCCTCGCCCTGA
- a CDS encoding NAD(P)H-quinone oxidoreductase, with amino-acid sequence MYAIAVTDQQLAWQEQPDPAAPKAGEIRIEVAWAGMNRADVMQRDGGYPPPPGASEILGLEVSGIVRELGPQVERFRVGDRVCALLAGGGYAEQVVVSEAQVLRIPESLNLQQAAALPEVFATAWLNLFMEARLSEGERVLLHAGASGVGTAAIQLCHAFGHPCYVTVGSQEKLNTCRSLGADDGWNRHDGSFVEAVRQWGGVDVILDPVGGDYLGWNQQVLNTEGRIVLIAFMGGRDTGIDLGRLLIGRQRLIGSTLRSRSPASKGSVMDALHTHVWPLIDSGRIKPLVDRTWPIQEADTAMRYLESNDSTGKLLLKVSGA; translated from the coding sequence ATGTATGCGATTGCCGTCACGGATCAGCAACTGGCCTGGCAGGAACAACCCGATCCTGCAGCGCCGAAGGCCGGCGAGATTCGGATCGAGGTGGCCTGGGCCGGCATGAATCGTGCCGATGTCATGCAGCGTGATGGTGGTTATCCGCCGCCGCCGGGGGCTTCCGAAATTCTCGGCCTGGAAGTCAGCGGTATCGTCCGCGAGCTCGGTCCACAGGTAGAGCGCTTTCGGGTCGGTGATCGGGTCTGCGCCCTGCTTGCCGGCGGCGGTTACGCCGAGCAGGTCGTGGTCAGCGAGGCACAGGTACTACGCATTCCCGAGTCGCTCAACCTGCAACAGGCCGCAGCGCTGCCCGAGGTCTTCGCGACTGCCTGGCTCAACCTGTTCATGGAGGCCCGCCTGAGCGAGGGTGAGCGTGTCCTGTTACATGCCGGTGCCAGTGGTGTGGGAACCGCTGCCATCCAGCTCTGTCATGCCTTCGGCCACCCCTGTTATGTCACCGTCGGGAGTCAGGAAAAGCTGAACACCTGTCGCTCACTGGGCGCCGATGATGGCTGGAATCGCCACGATGGCAGCTTCGTCGAGGCCGTGCGCCAGTGGGGAGGCGTCGATGTCATTCTCGACCCGGTGGGAGGTGACTATCTGGGCTGGAATCAGCAGGTGCTCAATACCGAGGGTCGCATCGTACTGATCGCCTTCATGGGAGGACGTGACACCGGGATTGATCTGGGCCGGCTGCTGATCGGTCGTCAGCGTCTGATCGGCTCGACCCTGCGTTCGCGCTCCCCGGCCAGCAAGGGCAGTGTGATGGATGCCCTGCACACCCATGTCTGGCCGTTAATCGATAGCGGCCGCATAAAGCCGCTGGTAGATCGTACCTGGCCGATACAGGAAGCCGATACTGCCATGCGCTATCTGGAGAGCAACGACAGCACTGGCAAGCTGCTGTTGAAGGTATCGGGCGCCTGA
- a CDS encoding LOG family protein, with amino-acid sequence MTAICIYMGSRDGHHGCWRELAEAVGREIGRRGWRLIYGGGSTGLMGRCADAVLAAGGRVTGIIPGQLVEREVAHRGLSELIEVPDMHTRKAQMAERADAFVVLPGGIGTLEEFFETWTWQYLGLHDKRLGLLQAHDFFTPLLQFLDTTVDAGFLNHQTRQRLIVEHDPVTLLDRLITTETGMTSR; translated from the coding sequence ATGACTGCCATCTGTATCTATATGGGGTCGCGGGACGGCCATCATGGCTGCTGGCGCGAACTGGCCGAAGCCGTAGGTCGAGAGATCGGCCGACGCGGCTGGCGATTGATCTATGGCGGTGGCAGTACCGGCCTGATGGGACGGTGCGCTGATGCCGTGCTGGCAGCCGGTGGCCGGGTCACCGGCATCATCCCCGGCCAGCTGGTCGAACGCGAGGTCGCACATCGCGGACTCAGCGAGCTGATCGAGGTGCCTGACATGCATACCCGCAAGGCACAGATGGCCGAGCGTGCCGATGCTTTCGTGGTTCTGCCCGGAGGTATCGGTACGCTGGAAGAGTTTTTCGAGACCTGGACCTGGCAATATCTGGGTCTGCATGACAAGCGTCTGGGTCTGCTGCAGGCCCATGATTTTTTCACCCCATTGCTGCAGTTTCTGGATACCACGGTGGACGCCGGTTTTCTCAACCACCAGACCCGTCAGCGCCTGATTGTCGAGCATGATCCGGTCACCCTGCTGGATCGGCTGATCACGACTGAAACAGGCATGACGTCTCGATAG
- a CDS encoding DUF501 domain-containing protein, with protein MIQRTDDTPSALQLEIIHQQLGRTPRGLQAITAVDGQGTPLAVRVASLVDGKPFPTLYWLSSDTLRIEISRLEAEGVIKALEARLREDTALRDAYRRSHEAYIARRWQYIDDATRADIDAAGFTRALTERGVGGIADWQQVRCLHTQYAHHISDHNAIGEWIDQHYPQVAASVA; from the coding sequence ATGATCCAGCGTACCGATGACACGCCCAGTGCCCTCCAGCTCGAGATAATTCATCAGCAGCTCGGTCGCACGCCACGAGGTCTGCAGGCCATTACTGCCGTGGATGGCCAGGGCACGCCTCTCGCCGTACGCGTAGCCTCGCTGGTCGATGGCAAGCCCTTCCCCACACTTTACTGGCTCTCCAGTGACACGCTACGCATCGAGATTTCGCGCCTCGAAGCCGAGGGCGTGATCAAGGCTCTGGAAGCCCGGCTGCGTGAAGATACCGCATTGCGCGATGCCTATCGGCGCAGTCACGAAGCCTATATTGCCCGCCGCTGGCAGTATATTGATGATGCCACCCGTGCCGACATTGACGCAGCAGGCTTCACCCGCGCCCTGACCGAGCGAGGTGTCGGCGGCATTGCCGACTGGCAGCAGGTACGTTGCCTGCATACCCAGTATGCGCATCACATCAGCGATCACAATGCCATCGGCGAATGGATCGACCAACACTATCCGCAGGTCGCCGCCAGCGTGGCCTGA